The following coding sequences are from one Bufo bufo chromosome 2, aBufBuf1.1, whole genome shotgun sequence window:
- the LOC120989971 gene encoding uncharacterized protein LOC120989971: MIMTTNPTTSLPYIQNHLQQYSSISNFKINASKSLILTLGISTHTKSLLMKNSPFNWSCPTITYLGVKISPQISDLFSLNYIPLKNSLFKAIDNLQTRAPMLSWFGRKNLLTSLILPRLTYLQQVLPIPIPSSFYTSLKQKFRTFIWNGKKARLSYKLLAHPRQLGGIGLPDPELYGKAILLARAVDWLRNPTDKPSVSLEQSILGIPFRAALLGHHFPPHIPMPNFPILKATLDAWRWLNSSHCSVPFPSPILTVADILGTSSPILLQSSSKRIKSSSLPIRNLLDSPGKLLETDAIYTLLNPCPCDLTLIPHIRSFLMRNNTEGELLRPIGWFEALIINPKPLRKLISQIHSKLRTPPLIAKPSFIHNWERETGITIPISDLPDLFDIPHKAS; this comes from the coding sequence ATGATCATGACGACAAATCCCACTACTTCTCTACCTTACATACAAAATCACCTACAACAATATAGCTCCATCTCAAACTTTAAGATAAATGCTAGTAAATCGTTGATTCTTACATTAGGAATATCTACTCATACCAAATCCTTACTGATGAAAAATTCCCCCTTTAACTGGTCTTGCCCAACCATCACTTATCTAGGAGTTAAAATCAGCCCTCAAATCTCAGATCTCTTCTCCCTAAACTATATCCCCCTTAAAAACTCTCTTTTTAAAGCCATAGACAACTTACAGACTAGGGCGCCCATGCTATCCTGGTTTGGGCGTAAAAATCTTCTCACTTCATTAATCCTACCGCGCCTAACATACCTCCAACAGGTCCTTCCAATCCCTATACCTAGCTCCTTCTACACATCCTTGAAACAAAAATTTAGAACCTTCATATGGAATGGCAAAAAAGCCAGACTCTCATACAAACTTTTAGCCCATCCACGTCAGCTAGGCGGCATTGGCCTCCCAGACCCAGAACTGTATGGAAAAGCAATACTTTTAGCTAGAGCGGTTGACTGGCTCCGCAACCCTACTGACAAACCTTCGGTAAGCTTAGAACAAAGCATACTAGGCATTCCTTTTCGGGCAGCCTTATTGGGTCATCACTTTCCCCCACATATACCAATGCCTAACTTCCCAATTCTAAAAGCAACACTGGACGCCTGGAGATGGCTGAACTCCTCCCACTGCTCAGTTCCCTTCCCTTCTCCTATTCTGACGGTAGCAGATATCCTAGGTACGTCCTCTCCAATATTATTGCAATCCTCCTCCAAACGTATTAAATCCTCCTCTTTGCCCATCAGAAATCTCTTGGACTCCCCGGGGAAGCTCCTGGAGACAGATGCCATTTATACCCTACTCAACCCCTGCCCATGTGACCTTACTTTAATCCCTCACATTAGATCCTTTCTAATGAGAAATAATACTGAAGGTGAACTCCTTCGCCCAATAGGCTGGTTCGAAGCCCTCATCATCAATCCCAAACCCCTGAGAAAGCTAATCTCACAAATACATAGCAAACTGCGGACTCCACCACTTATCGCCAAACCATCTTTCATACACAACTGGGAAAGAGAAACTGGGATAACCATACCTATCAGTGATTTGCCCGATTTATTTGACATTCCCCACAAGGCTTCTTGA